One genomic window of Bactrocera dorsalis isolate Fly_Bdor chromosome 4, ASM2337382v1, whole genome shotgun sequence includes the following:
- the LOC105224999 gene encoding uncharacterized protein LOC105224999 has product MAAASLITADTNPPQIEAYEKCKNHKNRNRQILLNYKRQNNWLWRNCRGHQQYFGTATYWLLVTTLLTLSASYGRADYYRNGGGWQPPQPMLPPLQPIPPPLGSLQNVTCIAHDTKFTCDCQSVNQRLQLPHLIGYVFQVEISNCRSLTIEANALEDTQGLRKINFKNVENLILNKYALAFPRYASNTPLIIEFDRVNFELIDSHAINGNIEEISFIGGRIDVINPFGFTTLKDRAILLKMDNVLVKRIEPQAFKKFAVEQLEIRNCVFNTNVPSKAFYELEVLNSLRIHNNNFQEVHSHAFSFKIINKLSITENYFAAIDAEWIEAYVRESVVIRDNYFGLTSPIAFKGIHIHRDYMHSELLELQFNNNTLQLPVETRPLEFNERFALNIKQLRYENTYGCSDLDTAQKPPIPKQTFFRNNVDNIYVLAKPTKAVATPMNGMNGQMIAASRSNSEFVLLNKYIETNCQPRSYLIYILLGVLALVLVLLLIGIIVWLQVAKRRKKRKLDVVLPEPRTYKETQIVYQIENAGLLKTDL; this is encoded by the exons ATGGCCGCCGCATCGCTGATTACAGCGGATACAAATCCGCCACAAATAGAAGCATATGAAAAGtgcaaaaatcacaaaaatcgaAACcgacaaatattattaaattataaaagacaaaacaattgGCTGTGGCGGAACTGTCGTGGTCATCAACAATATTTCGGCACAGCAACATATTGGCTCTTGGTGACGACATTGCTCACATTGTCTGCGTCCTACGGTCGCGCTGATTACTACCGTAATGGCGGTGGTTGGCAGCCACCACAGCCGATGCTACCACCGCTTCAACCCATCCCACCGCCTTTGGGCAGCTTACAGAATGTCACTTGTATAGCGCATGACACTAAATTCACTTGTGATTGTCAGTCTGTGAATCAG CGCCTACAACTACCTCACCTGATCGGCTACGTGTTCCAAGTAGAAATAAGTAATTGCAGATCCTTAACCATCGAGGCCAATGCACTCGAAGATACGCAAGGTTTgcgcaaaataaatttcaagaaTGTGGAAAATTTGATATTGAACAAGTATGCATTGGCGTTTCCGCGCTACGCAAGCAATACGCCGCTCATTATCGAATTCGATCGG GTGAATTTCGAGTTGATCGACTCGCATGCGATCAACGGTAATATAGAAGAGATCTCATTTATCGGTGGACGCATCGATGTGATAAATCCATTCGGTTTTACGACGCTCAAGGATCGtgctattttattgaaaatggaTAATGTGCTCGTTAAGCGAATAGAACCACAG GCCTTCAAGAAGTTTGCCGTTGAACAACTGGAAATTCGTAACTGTGTATTTAACACAAATGTGCCATCGAAAGCATTTTATGAACTTGAGGTGCTCAACTCACTGCgtatacacaacaacaattttcaagAAGTGCATTCACATGCATTTTCGTTTAAAA TTATCAACAAACTCAGCATCACAGAGAACTATTTCGCGGCCATCGATGCCGAGTGGATTGAGGCCTACGTGCGTGAGAGCGTTGTAATACGCGATAATTATTTTGGTCTCACTAGTCCGATAGCCTTTAAAG GCATACACATCCACCGCGATTACATGCACAGCGAACTGCTCGAACTGcaattcaacaacaacacactACAACTGCCTGTGGAAACGCGGCCGCTGGAATTTAACGAACGCTTTGCGCTCAACATCAAACAGCTACGCTATGAGAACACCTATGGCTGCAGCGACTTGGACACAGCACAGAAACCACCGATACCCAAGCAGACATTCTTTCGCAATAATGTGGACAACATCTATGTGCTGGCAAAGCCGACCAAAGCGGTGGCAACACCCATGAACGGGATGAACGGCCAAATGATCGCGGCTAGTCGTAGCAACAGCGAATTTGTCTTGTTGAACAAATACATCGAAACAAATTGTCAGCCACGCTcctatttgatatacatacttttaggcgtgcTAGCGCTGGTGCTCGTACTACTACTGATCGGCATCATTGTGTGGCTGCAAGTGGCCAAGCGACGAAAGAAGCGCAAACTGGACGTTGTATTGCCCGAACCGCGCACATACAAGGAAACGCAAATCGTCTATCAGATCGAAAATGCGGGACTCCTAAAGACTGATCTGTGA